The sequence below is a genomic window from Rhinopithecus roxellana isolate Shanxi Qingling chromosome 19, ASM756505v1, whole genome shotgun sequence.
CCGCAGCACCAGCTGCTCGATCTGCCGGTCCTTCCGGATGCAAGGCGAGAACTTGGCCCCCAGGTGGATCAGGTCAAtctggggaagggaaagggaggggaaggagagagtgagTTTGAGTCCCGGACCTGGGAGGGGTCCATCACTCCACCTCTGTCCCGCAAAGTCTCCCCTTGATGAGGGGCCTGCGGGTGGGTGAGGAGCCCACCTGCCCAGCTGGGGGTGACAGGGCACAGGGACTCCTGGCTCAGATGATGTCCCCCAGCCTGGGCCCTCACCGAGCTGGGGCCGATCCAGAAGTTCTCCTGCTGGATGTACTTCACGCTCTCGTACACACCTTTGTTCCGCAGCACCTGTCACGGAGGTAGTGCAGAGGAGGCCTCAGAACAGTGTGAGCCCTGGGCATGGGGGGCTGCGGCAACTGTCCCCAGGGAAGAGCCTCCAGGAAGGGGCCAGGCTATGGCGAGCCTGAGCACTGCCCTGCTGGGGCCAGATTGTTGCGGTGGGAGGGATTAGGTACCCACGATGCTGAGGCCTCCTGGGGGAGGCTGGGATCCCCAGCATGGAGCCCGACCCGACTCACCAGCTGGGTGGTGACATGCTGGGCAAAGCCCACGGGTGCGATGCCATACGTGCAAATCACCAGCAGCGTGATGATGACATGGACGAAGGTTAGCCAGTAGGTGAAGTAGGGCCTGTGCAGAGAGGCCTCAGGTCAGCCGAGCCGAGCTCCTATTCCAACCCCCAGTCCCGGCCACGGGGCCACCCTGGCCCAGTCGCATGGCTCGCCTGGGCTCCCTGCTCTGCCCTGTCAACTCATCTCAAACCAGAGCAACTTTTAAGATGAGCCTCCAAGCATCTCTCTCCTGGCTTAAAACCCTTTGATAGCTTTCCACTGGCCTTGAGACAAATTCCAAAATCACCCCCTCTTGCTGGCTGCAAAGCTTTGCCTGCCCGACCACCTCTCTGGTCTCTTTGTCTGCATTTCCTGGGATGCACTTTGCCCTTGCAGCCCCAGGGCCTTTCCACATGACACCAGTTTGTCCTGaccacaccccctccccaccagctGTTCACTCTCCCTCTCTGTCCTCCTCCAGGACACCCACCACACCTTTCATTGcttgttattttatatacatatatatatatatatatatatagagagagagagagagagagagagaggagatagagagagagagagagaaagatggagtctccctctgtcacccaggctggagtgcagtggcgtgatctcggctcactgcaagctccgcctcctgggttcaagcgattctcctgcctcagcctcccgagtagatgggattacaggctcccaccatacccggctaacttttttttgtctttttagtagagaccgggtttcactgtgttggccaggttggtctcgaactcctgacctcaggtgatctgcccacctaggcctcccaaagtgctgggattacaggtgtaagccactgtgcctggccattgcttgttattttctttttctttctttcttttttttttttttgagacggaatttcgctcttgttgcccaagctggagtacaatggtacgatctcggctcggctcactgcaacctctgcctcccaggttcaagtgattctcctgcctcaagcctcctgagtagctgggattacaggcacccgccaccatgcccacctaattttttgtgtttttagtatttgccaggctggtcttgaactcctgacctcaggtgatccacccacctcggtctcccaaagtgctgggattacaggcatgagccactacaccctgcctgcttgttattttctaatttggGCCCAGTGTTTATTGGGCTGCTGTGAATCAGATGCCCTGTTCTTCCTCAAGGGCTCTGCACAGCCTCTCCCAGAgtcccctccctcccagccccagctTCTTCTTTTAAAGTAGAGgtagggtctcatcatgttgcccaggttggtctcaacctcctaggctcaagcaatcctcttgactcagcctcccaaagtgctaataattacaagtgtgagccacggcgcccagcccccCAGCTTCTAACTGGCCTCTGACTCACCCTGCCCTCCCCGCTGCACCCTCTGGGGGCTCCATTTCAGGGCCTGCAGGCAGCGACAGTCAATGAACATTTGTTGACTGACTGCTGTTAGGGAGCAAGGCTGAGGACACAGGCTCAGAAAGCATGGGGTGGAGGAGAAGCAGCAAGCACCCCAGGCCCTTCCCAGGTCATGTGCACAACCCTTTGGACAGGGTGCGCCTTTGAGCTTGTCGCTACACTCCTGACCCGCAGGAGGCACTCATGAAACACCTGCTGAATGAGTAAGGGAGCGCTTCAGGAGGGCCCAGAGGAATTTGGAAGCTTCCAGGCCCTCCTGTAGACTCCAGGGCGCCGCCTCACCGGTGGCTGTCGAAGCTCTCCAGCTGCCGCTGTACGGTGCTGCTGATGCTGCGGCGGTAGCTGCGGTTCAGCCAGTTGCCCACCACGCCCAGGCCGTAGTGCCGCTTCTTCCGATCAAAGGCAAAGTGCTTCACCTTGGAGGCGATGCGCTTCCCGCGCCGGGGCCCAGGGACTGGGGCTCGGCCACACTCCTTCCTGGTGGGGATGGTGGCTTTCAGCCTGATACCCCCACCAAAACACTCCCAGACCCCACCAGGGTGGCTCAGAAGAGGCTTGGGGGCCAGGCTGGTGGCTGGCCTGGAGGAGGGACTCTGCCCAGCACTCACAGAGGGATTTGCACCCCATCGGGGGAGACGGGGGAGGCTGAGTGTGGGATCCCTCGGAAGTAGCTGGCAGAGAGTGGGGGGGACTCAAAGACATCATCGGGCATGGAGCTCATTTCTTCCTGGGGTGGGGGACATGAAAATACAGTGTAAGGAGTCTGTCCCACACACTGCCTCCCAGCGCCTCAATTCAAGGGCAGGACACGGCTGAACCCACAGGCTCTTCACAATGAAGCAGGAAGCCACATGCCCGTCAGCCCCAGTGGTGACTTTCCCGGGTGGCACTGTGCCCCACCACAGGTCTTCGCCCTACCCAACAGAAAGACGGGGGCCCAGCAGCTTCACACAGGACCATGCCACATCCCACCAGTGGGCCTCTGGGTCGCTCAGGGGTTCCTGAACATGATCAAGGCCAAAGtcacctcacccagctcccaggcCACCCCACCCCACCGCTGCTGTCCCCGAGGGCCCACACCCCATGCTTGCCTTACTAAAAAACGAGGAGTCAAACGTGTCTGCCCCATCGACCGcatcctcctccaggaagctcggGAAGGCAAAGCTGCGCTTAATCACCCGGCACCGCTGTCCGGTGGCATCCAGCACCGAGCGCCCCTGTGCACAGGCAGAAGCACAGCCATCAGGACCAGAGCCTGGCCACCTGGGCCCCCAGCCCCAACACCGAAGGAATCATCAAGCCCATCCGCCTGCAGGCAGCACCTTGGGAGGAGGGATCCTGCCCAAAGCATAGAGGTTCTGCAAGCTGAACGGGCAAAAGGAGCTCCTGAGACTGGAAGGCCAGGAAATGAGGCACCAGCTTCCGCTGGCACACCACTCTTGGCACAGTTTGGAGTCACCTTTCCCTTGGTCCCTGCTGCCCCTCTGCCTTGGGCTGCTGGTACCCTAACACTCAAAGCAACCCACATTCTATACCCTCACTCCCGAGGCTTGGGCCACGTCTCCCTGTCCTGTTTCTTGGCATGGAATACCAGGCCCCTGCCCACCTTTCTGACCCCATCTCCTGCCACAGCTCCCAAAACCACCCAGCTGCTCCCTCAAAACACTGCACTTCCTCTGGGCTCTTGGCCCTTGCACAGGCCATTCCCTCTGCTGAGAATTCTGTTCCCTTCCTTCCCTAGTGAAcgtctctttgtttttttctgggctTAACTCAGTGTCTTCCCTGATACCAGCCGCTCTCCTAAACTGACCACCCTGAATGGTGACCCTCTCACCCTGGGCTGCGAGCTCAGCCAGGATGGCGATGGCTCTGcacccagtgcccagcacataacAGGGACTCGGAAAATCCGGATGGGTGAGGAGCGAGTGCATAtctcccttcccacctccccagcTTAAGAGTCAGCACAGAGACCAGGTTCCAAAACTTGGCAGGGGGTCACACGAGATTTAAGACAGAAGGATGGACGCCTGGGTGCTAGGCTTCGAGGTCCCTCTTTGCCCAGGGATCCCAGCACATCCACTGTCCTTGGCACCGAAGGCAGATGGCCAGGTGAGCTTTAGGGGATGCTACTAGGAGGAGTGGCAGGGAGGGGcaagggagggaggctgggcagaGGTGGGGGCCCTGCAGGGAGCCCTGTACCTTGAGGAGGGCAGCAGCAGCTTGAAAGCTCATGTGGGCCACAGACATTCTCTTGCGGCGCGGCAGGTGGGAGTAGCCAGAGCGAACGCTGGTGAAGGAGGTGAGGGACAGGACTCCGGGGGTCAGTGGCGGGTGAGGGGCGTGGGGCCTGTCCATCTCCTCCGGGTGGCGGAAGGCCCGGCCCCGGGCCAGTGGATCCACAATCTGGAAGGGAGCGGGGTGGTGAGCGGATCCACAATCTGGAAGGGAGCGGGGTGGTGAGCAGAGCCACTAGGATCCCCACCCCCGCCCCTTTCCCATGGATCCCACCTTGGGCATCTTGCAGGGCTTTGGGGACTCAGTGCCTTGGAAAGACGGTGCCTCCTGGCTGGGGAGCTCCAGGTCACGCTGGCACGAGGCCTTTAGGCGGCCGTAGCGCACGCTGCAGTGGTGCAGGCTACGGCGCTGCCACTGCTGCCGCTGCCCCTCCCAGTCGCCACTGACTCCAAACCACTGGGCTGCGCCCCTGCGGAAGCAGACAAGGGACAGGTGGGCATGTGCCTGTCTGAGcctgtgcatgtgagtgtgcagAAGGGGTGATGGCACATGTGTGCTCGCATGCCTGCAGGGAGGTGGGGGGGCACATCTGCCTGTGAGGCCCCTGGCTGGAGCCCAGTGACCAGAAGAGCAGAAGCAGGGGATGAGTGGAGCATGAGGAGCCAGGCTAGGGCCCCAGGCACCTCCACACTGATCCACCCAGCTCCTCGAAGCCCCCCAGCCTCCACACCATGACATTCCACAAGGCACATACCCGTTTCTCCATCTATACCATGATATTAGGTCGCAGGGAGACATTGCTCATTAATGGCTGCCGCCTCCTTCCAGAGAGGGGACGCAGGGACCAGGCCCAATAACGTCCAGGCACCAAGAATCCATAGGTCACTGGGTGGGGGGTGCTGGGCTTGGGTGTAGGGGGGCTCACTTGCGGATGCTCTGGGACAGCGAGGCCTGGCGGCGGAAGCCGGGGCGCTTCTCTGAGCTCTCCTGCCATCGGCTGCGTGGCTCCTGGAGGCTGACGCTCTTCAAGTAGGCTGGGTTCTTCCTcttggggaggaaggagggagggcaggtGGTGGTGTGTGCAGCCCAGGTCCTGGGCTGGCTTTTCTTTAGCCTCCCATTCTGAAAACCCTGAGAACACACCTCAACCCCGATTTATGCCCCAATCTTtcatttggaaatatatataaatgtatgtgtgtgtgtgtgtgtgtatatatacatatatttttgagatggagtcttgctctattatccaggctagagtgcagtggtgtgatctcgactcactgcaacctccacctctcaggttcaagcgattcttctgcctcctgagtagctgggactacaggtatgtgccaccacacccggctaatttctgtatttttagtagagacagggtttcaccatgttggccaggttggtctcgaactcctgacctcaagtgatccgcctgcctcagcctcccaaagtgctgcaattacaggcatgagctaccatgcccggcctatatatatatatatatatatatatttttttttttttttttttttttttttgggacagagtcttgctctgttgcccaggttggagggcagcggcaccatcatagctcactggagcctcgacctcccaggctcaagcaagcctTCTACTTCAGTGTCCTAActagctgggttacaggcatgtgccatcacacccacctcttttttcttttgcagagacagggtcttgctgtgttgcctagtctggtctcaagttcctgggctcaagtgatccggctgcctcagcctcccgaagtgatgagattacaggcatgaggcgaccgcacccagcctcattctGAATTTAAAATCGCCATTGTCTAACGTTTCTCCATCAATCCCAGCATGTGTTTTCCTAACTCCTCATCCAGTCCCTCCCCTCTGTGCCATGATGCTCCTGCCTGCTGCTGTGTCTTGTGCAGAGCTCTTGGGTGAGCGGGGGGCGTTAACATCGCTTCCCTTTATACTCCAGGCTGTGCAGGGAGCCCACGCTGCTACAAGCCTGTTTTCAATGAGCTCTTTATGGGGCACTAGACCAGACTGTCGGAAACACTGATTCGTTTTCGTCCTCTCACAGGAAGCAGGCACTGCCTAGGCGGGCTGCTGATGCCAGGGAGACACTGTCCCCTGCTCACCCACGTCAAAGAAAGCCCCCAGCCCTCAGAAGAGAGACCAAGAGTCCAGGCCTAGGGGGTGAAATGAAAACAGCCAGGGCCCCAGGGTTACCAGCAAGCCCTTTCTTGGGGCTGGGCCTTCCTATGTGCCTCTGACCACAGTGAGAGTGAGCCCGGTTCCTGGCCTTACTCCCTGTGATATTTCGGGCCCAGGAAGGAGGGGGTGGGGCCTGAGTCAAGGGCTGCACAGGCAGCAGCTGTGGCTCAGGAAGGAGCCCCTCTGGGAAGTGAAACTGTCCAGAAGGTGTCACATGGGCACATCTGTTGCCTGTGGCAGGACAGTGAGTCCCCAGGCCAGCCCCCTTACCTCAGGCAGCATGCTGTCCTGCTCGCCAGGGGCCTGGTTCTCTTTCTCGGGTGGCGGGATGGTGATGGAGAGGTTGGGTGGCTTCCGGCTCTGCAGGCGGCTGCTGGACACAGAGGACACGCTCCCGCCGTTCTTGTCAGCAGAGGCCATTGTGGGCAGGCGGTGGGAGGGCTGGAATGGAGACCGAGAGAGCAGCGGTGGGCGGTGGAAGGGGTGGCGGGGTGTCAGGACCCTGACGCCAGGGCACGCAGCCCAGACCGAGAACCGACCTGCCTAAAGTTGGTTCAAACATCCCtggagggccaggcgtggtggctcacgcctgtaatcccaactactcggaaggctgaggcagaatggcttgaacccaggaggcagaggttgcagtgagctgagatcgtgccactgcactccagcctgggcagcagagcaagactctgtctgaaaacaacacacacacacacacacacacacacacacacacacacacccaaaaacaAACATCCCTGGGGACTAAACCCAGCCTGAACCAGGCTGAACCTCATGCCCAGTGGTTGGAGTGAGGTCTATTTCTGAACATCATTTGCATCCCGGACCATATGGGTCTGGGAGGTCCTCAACTTACTACTTCATTCAATTTCTGATCTCTCTGCTCCAGGCAAGAAACAAAGCCTGAAAAGAACACGAAGATTCaggccagggacggtggctcacgcctgtaatactagcactttgggaggccgaggtgggccaagAGATGAGAAACCTACCGTGCTGGTCCCTGTCCTCCAGGGTCgcccagtttatttttcttgtcttttttctgtagaggtggggtctctccatgtcagccaggctggtcgagaactcctgggcttaagccatctgcctgcctcggcctcccaagtactgggattacaggtacaagctcaccgcgcccagccccagttCAGTTTTCAAAGATAActaaaactggctgggcgtgtggctcatgcctgtaatcctagcactttgggaggctgaggcaggtagatcacctgaggtcaggagtttgagaccagcctggacaatgtggtaaaaccccgtctctactaaaaatacaaaattagctaggagtggtggcacatgcctataatcccagctacttgggaggctgaggcatgagaattgcttgaacccgggaggcagaggttgcagtaagccaagatcctgccactgcgctccagcctgggtgacagagctagacaatgtctcaaaaaaaaaaaaaaagataactaaaaCTGCCACCTGTCTGGCACTTTTCCCCCATAGTGAGAACATTGTTTAACAATAAAAGTGACATAtgctcattgaaaaaaaaaaaaaatcacacagccgggtgcagtggctcacacctataattccaacactttgggaggccgaggtagatggatcatttgaggccaggagttcgagactagcctggccaacaacgtgaaactccatctctactaaaatacaaaaatcagccaggcatagtacctcatgcctgtagttccaactactccggaggctgaggcaggagaatcgcttgaacacgagAGGCGGGGATTGCTGTGAGCCAAGGTcatagcactgcactctagcctgggcgacagagtaagactcggtctcaaagaaaaaaaaaattcagctgggcacagtagctcacgcctgtaatcccagcactttgggaggctgaggtgggcagatcacgaggtcaggagttcgagaccagcctggccaacacggtaaaaccccttctctactaaaaacacaaaaaattagccaggcgtggtggtgggtgcctgtagtcccagctactcgggaggctgaggcaggagaattgcttgaacgcgggaggcggagggtgcagtgagccgagattgtgccattgcactccaggctgggtgacagtgagagattccatctcaacaaaaagaaaaaaaaattcagtattctATAAAGCAGAACATGAGCACGTGACCCACCTTTCCCCCCACCCTCTGGAAGGCCTCTCTGGGCCTGGAAACTACATACTTCAAAATTTTACACATAACTcgtaactgttttttttttttttttgagacagggtctcactctgttgcccaggctggagtgcagtggtgtgatcttggctcattgcaccctccgcctcccaggttcaagcaattctcctgcctcagcctcccgagtagctggggttacaggcgtaagccaccatgccctgtccaCACTCTATCTGCATTGTAGACAAATTTCCCTGTTAACACATACAgatagaccttttttttttttttttttttttgagatggggtctcactctgtcacccaggttggagtgtagtggcatgatctcggctcactgcaacctccacctcccaggttcaagtgattctcctgcctccgcctcctgagtagctgggattacaggcataggccaccatgcccggctaattttgtatttttagtagagatggggtttctccatgtcggtcaggctggtcttgaactcctgacctcaggtgatccacctgtctcagcctcccaaagtgctgggattacaggtgtgagccaccatgcctggccctaggCCTCTGTCTTTTTTGATGAATGCAAAGATTTCATAGAGTGGAATGCACCAGGATTCACTTAAGTCCGGATTGCTGGTTATTTAGGATGTTTCCGGAATTTGAGACATGGGTCTGATGTTGCAACTAACACTCTTGCATACACCACATGTGCTTGTTTTAGTATTACAAGATCAAGTTCTGGAAGCAGAATGGCTGGGTTGAAGGGTAAGTGCATTCCGAATTTCAGTGGCTCTTGCCCAGCACTCCATCTGGGGCTTTCCCGTGCATATGCCGCCAGTCCCCAATTCCCCTCTGACTCCACCAGAATTAACACCCTCTGCCTgtttcattctcttcctttcaTCTCTTGCTCTGCCCCATGACTGTCTTCTTGTTAAAACCCCCagctgtggctgggtgcggtggttcacgcctgtaatcccagcactttgggaggcagaggtgggcagatcacctgaggtcaggagttcgataccagcctgaccaacatggagaaagcctatctctactaaaaatacaaaaaacattagctgggcatggtggcgcatccctgtaatcctagctaccctggagactgaggcaggagcatcgcttgaatctgggaggctgagttagtggtgagccgagatctcaccgctgcactccagcctaggtgacagagtgagactccatttcaggggaaaaaaaaaaagagcagatggCTTCACACACTGAAGCACTGTGTCCACACAGACACCTGGACAGGAAGTGTTCGGCGCACGGCTCTGCAGAGCCCGAGCAGGGAAACAGCACAAGTGCTCGTCAGCAGATGAAGGCACGAATATAAAACGTGATTGAGCCACACAATGGAGCATCCTTCAGCCATGAAAGGAAGGATGTCCCAACAAAGCTACAACATGGGCGAGCCTCGAGAACATTGTGCCCAGGGacaggagccaggcacagtggccaccTCTGCATGAGTCCATTCATATGAAAGCCCAGAATAGAATAGGGAAATCTACAGACAGAAACAGGGTAGTGGTTCTTAGGGCTGGAAAGGTGGGACTGGGTGGGGGATGACAGCTAAAGGGTGCAGGCTTTCATTAGGGGGTGATGAAAGCAATCTAAAActgtggtgatggtggcacaattttgtgaatatgtataaatatgtacatatacacacagacatatatatttttgagacagagtcttgctctgtcacccagactagagtgcagtggtgcgattttgactcactgccaacccctgcttcccaggttcaagtgattctcctgcctcagcctcccgagtagctgggaatacaggcgcaagccaccacgcctgggtaatttttgtatctttagtagagatggggtttcaccatgttggccaggctattctggaactcctgacctcaagtttgcttcagcctctcaaagtgctgagattacaagtgtgagccaccgtgcccagcctctgtgAATACATTAAAACCACGGAGGGTTGggagcggtggttcacgcctgtaatcccagcaatttgagagtttgaggcaggaagatcacttgagcccaggagttcaagaccagcctgggcaacatagtgagactccatctgtacaaaaaatttaaaaaattagccagatatggtggtgcatacatatagtcccagctactcaggaggctgaggcagagggatggcttgagcttggaaggtcgaggctgcagtgagctatgatctcgccactgcactccagcctggacaacagagtgagaccctgtctcaaaaaaaaataaataaataaaaacactgatggtccactttaaatgggtg
It includes:
- the RHBDF2 gene encoding inactive rhomboid protein 2 isoform X1, whose translation is MASADKNGGSVSSVSSSRLQSRKPPNLSITIPPPEKENQAPGEQDSMLPERKNPAYLKSVSLQEPRSRWQESSEKRPGFRRQASLSQSIRKGAAQWFGVSGDWEGQRQQWQRRSLHHCSVRYGRLKASCQRDLELPSQEAPSFQGTESPKPCKMPKIVDPLARGRAFRHPEEMDRPHAPHPPLTPGVLSLTSFTSVRSGYSHLPRRKRMSVAHMSFQAAAALLKGRSVLDATGQRCRVIKRSFAFPSFLEEDAVDGADTFDSSFFSKEEMSSMPDDVFESPPLSASYFRGIPHSASPVSPDGVQIPLKECGRAPVPGPRRGKRIASKVKHFAFDRKKRHYGLGVVGNWLNRSYRRSISSTVQRQLESFDSHRPYFTYWLTFVHVIITLLVICTYGIAPVGFAQHVTTQLVLRNKGVYESVKYIQQENFWIGPSSIDLIHLGAKFSPCIRKDRQIEQLVLRERDLERDSGCCVQNDHSGCIQTQRKDCSETLATFVKWQDDTGPPMDKSDLGQKRTSGAVCHQDPRTCEEPASSGAHIWPDDITKWPICTEQARSNHTGFLHMDCEIKGRPCCIGTKGSCEITTREYCEFMHGYFHEEATLCSQVHCLDKVCGLLPFLNPEVPDQFYRLWLSLFLHAGMVHCLVSVVFQMTILRDLEKLAGWHRIAIIFILSGITGNLASAIFLPYRAEVGPAGSQFGLLACLFVELFQSWPLLERPWKAFLNLSAIVLFLFVCGLLPWIDNIAHIFGFLSGLLLAFAFLPYITFGTSDKYRKRALILVSLLAFAGLFAALVLWLYIYPINWPWIEHLTCFPFTSRFCEKYELDQVLH